One region of Corvus hawaiiensis isolate bCorHaw1 chromosome 12, bCorHaw1.pri.cur, whole genome shotgun sequence genomic DNA includes:
- the SLC9A5 gene encoding sodium/hydrogen exchanger 5 isoform X4 produces the protein MQPPAASPGPAAPAGAELLRWQWREVQAPCLVAAWILVASLAKIVFHLSRKVTSIVPESCLLILLGLGLGGIVLAVAKKAEYQLEPNMFFLFLLPPIVLDSGYFMPSRLFFDNIGAILTYAVVGTLWNSFATGTALWGLHRAGLMDPGVEAGLMDFLLFGSLISAVDPVAVLAVFEEVHVNETLFIIVFGESLLNDAVTVVLYKVFNSFVELGPAHIHATDYVKGVASFFLVSLGGTAVGLLFAFLLALITRFTKRVRIIEPLFVFLLAYVAYLAAEMVSLSAILAVTFCGICCKKYVEANISQKSRTTVKYTMKTLASSSETIIFMFLGISAVDTSKWTWDTALVLGTLFFILLFRAVGQSVPLCVVLQTYVLNRFRLIPLDKIDQVVMSYGGLRGAVAFALVILLDREKVKAKDYFVATTIVVVFFTVIVQGLTIKPLVTWLKVKRSDHHKPTLNEELHEHAFDHILAAVEDIVGHHGYHYWRDKWEQFDKKYLSQLLMRKSAYRLRDEIWDVYYKLNIRDAISFVDQGGHVHSAAKLALPSMPSRTSMSESSVTNLLRESGSGACLDLQVIDTVRSRRDKEDAAMHHVLRGSLYKPRRRYKASYSRHFISPDKQERQDKEIFRQNMKRRLETFKSTKHNVCSSKSKARLKEKGRKKKNISLTKEAPNGKTHRNVPWQDAAPVLVMVSSEEEESDSSETEKEDDEGIVFVARATDEVLQGKTTPGSKDRLRAVQAPSHCPSICISRQPGCLPQPLHHPSITNLGREGAAMERRPG, from the exons atGCAGCCCCCGGCGgcctcccccggccccgccgccccggcggGAGCCGAGCTGCTGCGGTGGCAGTGGCGGGAGGTGCAGGCGCCCTGCCTGGTGGCCGCTTGGATCCTGGTAGCCAGCCTGGCCAAGATCG tTTTCCACCTGTCAAGGAAGGTGACATCCATTGTCCCGGAGAGCTGCCTCCTcatcctgctggggctgggcctGGGGGGCATCGTGTTGGCCGTGGCGAAGAAAGCTGAGTACCAACTGGAGCCCAACatgttcttcctcttccttctgccccCCATCGTCCTGGACTCGGGGTACTTCATGCCCAGCCGGCTGTTCTTTGACAACATCGGTGCCATCCTCACCTACGCTGTGGTGGGCACACTCTGGAACTCCTTCGCCACCGGCACCGCGCTCTGGGGGCTGCACCGGGCCGGGCTCATGG ATCCAGGTGTTGAAGCTGGGCTGATGGATTTCCTGCTCTTTGGCAGCCTGATTTCAGCTGTGGACCCTGTGGCAGTCCTGGCTGTCTTCGAAGAGGTCCATGTTAATGAGACCCTCTTCATCATTGTGTTTGGCGAGTCTCTCCTGAATGATGCTGTCACCGTG GTGCTGTACAAGGTCTTCAACTCTTTTGTGGAGCTGGGCCCAGCACACATCCACGCCACAGACTACGTGAAGGGGGTAG ccTCCTTCTTCCTGGTGAGCCTGGGGGGCACAGCCGTGGGGCTGCTCTTCGCCTTCCTGCTGGCCCTGATCACGCGGTTCACCAAGCGCGTGCGCATCATTGAGCCACTCTTTGTCTTCCTCCTGGCCTACGTCGCATACCTTGCTGCCGAGATGGTCTCGCTCTCTGCCATCCTGGC aGTCACCTTCTGTGGGATCTGCTGCAAGAAGTACGTGGAAGCCAACATCTCCCAGAAATCCCGCACCACTGTCAAGTACACCATGAAGACACTGGCCAGCAGCTCAGAGACCATCATCTTCATGTTTCTGGGCATCTCAGCTGTGGACACCTCCAAGTGGACATGGGACACGGCACTGGTGCTGGGCACCCTGTTCTTTAtcctgctcttcagagctgTGGGTCAGTCTGTCCCGCTGT GTGTTGTCCTCCAGACCTACGTGCTCAACCGCTTCCGTCTGATCCCCCTGGACAAGATCGACCAGGTGGTCATGTCATATGGTGGGCTCCGTGGGGCCGTGGCCTTCGCCCTGGTCATCCTGCTGGACAGGGAAAAGGTGAAAGCCAAGGACTACTTTGTGGCAACGACCATCGTGGTGGTGTTCTTCACTGTCATTGTGCAG GGCCTCACCATCAAACCCCTGGTGACCTGGCTGAAGGTGAAGCGCAGTGACCACCACAAACCCACGCTGAACGAGGAGCTGCATGAGCAC GCCTTTGACCACATCCTGGCAGCGGTGGAGGACATCGTAGGGCACCATGGCTACCACTACTGGCGGGACAA GTGGGAGCAGTTTGACAAGAAATATCTGAGCCAGCTCCTGATGCGGAAATCTGCCTACAGGCTGCGGGATGAGATCTGGGATGTTTACTACAAGCTGAACATCCGTGATGCTATCAGCTTTGTCGATCAG GGTGGCCACGTGCACTCGGCTGCCAAGCTGGCACTGCCTTCCATGCCCAGCCGCACATCCATGTCAGAGTCGTCAGTCACAAACCTCCT GAGGGAGAGTGGGAGTGGCGCGTGCCTGGACCTGCAGGTGATCGACACGGTGCGGAGCCGCCGGGACAAGGAGGACGCTGCCATGCACCACGTGCTGCGAGGGAGCCTCTACAAGCCCCGCCGGAGG TACAAGGCCAGCTACAGCCGTCACTTCATCTCTCCAGATAAACAAGAGCGCCAAGATAAAGAAATCTTCCGGCAGAACATGAAGAGGCGTCTGGAGACCTTCAAGTCCACAAAGCACAATGTCTGCTCCTCCAAgagcaaggccaggctgaaggaaaaaggcaggaaaaag aagaacaTCTCTCTGACCAAAGAGGCACCCAATGGGAAGACACACAGAAATGTCCCCTGGCAGGATGCAG ctcctgtcctgGTGATGGTCAgctcagaggaggaggagagcgaTAGCTCAGAGACAGAGAAGGAGGATGATGAGGGGATTGTGTTCGTCGCTCGAGCCACTGATGAGGTCCTGCAGGGAAAGACAACTCCTG GGTCCAAGGACAGACTGAGAGCTGTGCAAGCTCCCTCTCACTGTCCCTCCATCTGCatctccaggcagcctggatgtctgccccagcccctgcatCATCCCTCCATCACCAACCTTGGCAGAGAAGGAGCTGCCATGGAAAGGAGACCAGGCTGA